TTTTATAAGTATAAGAATGTTCCATGTCAATATAACCACACAATATGACCCGaaaaattataatgaattaAGCTTTTGACTAAACCGGTGCAAATCATCGGCGAATTAACTAGCCTAGATATAAGCTTGGAAACTCACTAAAGGTTCAACGGTCTGACTGCTTTCATGTCATGTATACTCAatgttttcaaaaattagattgTTTTAGACTCTattttttcgtgaaaaatattttttgagaaaacattttccttatctcCAGACGTTTAGAtcatttagggaaaattattaatgaaaaacttacacttaaattcaggaaaatgatttcctctttagAAAATGGGAAACCATTATCCAAAACCAAAATATAAGTAGATTCGACGTTTGGACCCAAAACTCTATGTTTGGGTCATAAGAACCCTAGTATCATTCTCAGAGTCTCAACATCCACAACCGGGTCCTTGACACTCGAGCCTGAGTCCATTAAGGCTAGACCTACGACCTAGTGTACATGGTTGAGTCCCCACCCACAGGTCCAAATCCCCTTCACACGGACTTGAGTCCATCAAGACCAAGCTTGAGAATTTGATGCTCGCGCTAGATCCTTGATGCCCAAGCCTAGGTTCAAAGGGGTCAATCTTAGCCAAGATCCCTATGCATGTGCTCATATTCCACTCACTTGagcccaagtccatcaaggttgAGGATCGAGGCTCCATTGCTAGTGCCTGAGACCATCAAGGCTGAGGCCTAAAACACTAAGAAGTCATGCACAAGCATTAGGTTATCAATTTCAACTTCTATGGACATGGCGTTGGTGGTCATGCTCTTGCTCTCAACCTAAGCAACCTTGCCCAAGTCAACCATTCTATGGACATGGCGTTGGTGGTCATTTCtatcttgcttctttttttaaatttcaattgaacaccgaaaaatattatctttgttgaaaaatcaattttatgaaaaacatttATACCAAGTCAAGGtccatcaaaattttcttttctttatttctttatttgaaacataaatcatttggtaatgcaatttcatttttctattttttggaacaagaaaataaatttggaaaaatcataagttaaaatttttagtttttctatatctgaaacagaaatgagaagtcaaaatttttctcatcattcaCTCTCGTCACCACTCATTGCCCACTTGCAGCTCATGGGATGCCGGACGCCCACCGTCAGCCACTGGCCTTGACCACCAGCTACTAATTGCCAGTCACCAACGCTAACCACCAACCGCCAACCACCGGCCACTGAACTCCGGCCGCCCATCACCAATTACTAGTCATCAGATGTTGGATGCCCATGGGTCATTGGCCGCTCATCGCCAATCATTGGATGCCGGAGGCTCACCACCAACCACCAGATGTCCGCCGCCAACCGTCCATCACTCGCCACCGATCGTCGAATGTCTACCGCTTGCCACTGGACTCCGGCCACTTGCCACCCGCCGCCGCCTCAAGTCGTCAAACTTCTGATAACGAACGTTGGATGTCGAACTTTAAACATTGGACGGCGGTTATCGGTCGTCAAACTCCAGACTTCAGTTGTAGGTCACCGATCAACGGACTTTGGCACCAAACGCCAAACATAGGACTCCGGACTTCGGCCACCCGCCGCCAATCACTAGGCACCGAATGCTGGTCGCCGGATTTAGGACTTTGGCCATTGGATGCCAAACGCCGGTCACCAAACGCTAGTCGTTGCCactcctaaaaataaaaattttattatgttatcaaacgaatttttatttcaaaaataaaaattttaaatcgttATCAAATGCCTTTCTTTGTTCGAATTCttccatggaatagaaattgagaaattaatttaatagaaattgagaaattaatttattgccaaaaattgaaaaattaattttttgccagaaattgatttttatttcaaaaatttataatgCACACCCTTAATCAACAGCACCTATGAGGTCGTCCCCTAGAAAATCTAACTAGGCAAATCCCCCGCCTTTTTAAGGCaggttgatgatgatgacaactTAAGGTAAGTGACATCCGAATCAAAGAAACAATCTGACCAGCCAACAAccagtcccaaaaaaaaaaaaaaaaaaaaaaaaaaagaacttaaaaaacagaagaaaactTCTGACCAAACCAGGTGGGACCTCACAAATCCGTTGACATCTCTCCCCGACGCGAGCGCTCgcgagctagagagagagagagattttctctTTCCTACTTCTCTACTCTTCCCCCTCGCCGAGATCTGCAATTCCCCCAATTGCCAgatctctcctccattttccatCCAATGGCGCCGCCGCCGATCCGCccgccccccgccgccgccgccgccgtccccgcCTTTCTGTGGCTGCTCctctccgtcgccgtcgccgtcgccgtcgcccggTTCGGCGTCTCGGCCGCGCCCGACGTCGCCGCCCACCCCACTGCCATGGTCCTCCCCCTGGTCCTCTCCCCTCCCGACGCTTCCCGGGCCCTCCCCTCCTCGCGCCGACACCTCCAGCGATCGGAGCGCCCCAATGCTCGCATGTCGCTGCACGACGATCTCCTCCTCAACGGGTACGTTGCCGGATTCCGATTCGGTTCTCCGGTGGGGTTTTGGGTGCTGATCTCATTTTCTTGGTGGAGCTCTGGTGTTTGATGTCCTCCGTTGTGGCCGAATGTCTTGTGCTTGGATAGGTACTATACTACGAGGCTTTGGATTGGGACGCCACCTCAGAAATTCGCGCTGATCGTCGACACTGGAAGTACTGTCACTTACGTGCCGTGCTCCACCTGCGACCAATGTGGCCGTCATCAGGTAGTCTTTGGTTCTTCATCGGTTCTTGTTTGCTGAGTTCTGTTTTTTGGGGTTGTTTTTTCTAAATGCGGGAATTGAAGTTGGAAAAGAATAGATCAAATTTCGTGGGTAGCAATTTTCTTAGACCAGCAAATATGGAGCTTCTGATATATTTCAATAAGCTGGTGTGACATGAGACTTTTTATAGTGAGGTTGCAAGTGATGGAAGCAACAATAGGAATGTAAAAAATTTGTGATGCCAGAAGAATTGTGCTCTTATACCAATTGATGCAGGATATCCTAGCTTTGCTACCCTTTGGGTGCATTACATAATTTCCAAGAAGTAAAAGAAGCAAGGATCATACTAGACAGGAGACAGATTGAAAAGACATTAGATGGGTAGAAAAATCCGTCGGTTGCCGTATTCTTTTTAATTACTATTTGTAAAGACACCTAGTATCCATTGATAGCATGGTCAATTTGTTGGTGATAATCCTTATTGAGAATTCTAATGTGTCAAGAAGTGGGGAAAAAGATATTTACATATCAAGAATGACACGTGATTATCCTTGGTCAAGGCAATCAATGTATTTGAATGAGAAAAAATGTAATGTTCTGCAAATTCACTTTCTCTTCTGCCTGTTTTTGACCTTATGATGAAAAGGTGGTAAGGCTGAAACTTGCTGCTGTGAAACCATTTGCAGTCTTGACTATTTAGAGCATGCTCTTTAGAGATCATCTTCTTTTGACCTACTGGTTAGGAGCTTGAATGCATACCATCTTCTTTTGATCGACTGGTTAGGAGCTTGAATGCATACCTTTTTAAAAACTGAATTTATGCACTAGCTGTATACATTTTCAAACAGACTATTTCTGCTGACAACTTTGCACGTAAACCTTTAGAGATCTCTATAGCTGAAAAATGCTCACATGATGGATAATTGACTTGTCACACGCCTTTAGCTATGAATTTGTGCACTGATGTTGACATTTTCTCTAGGATCCAAAGTTCCAACCTGAATTGTCAAGCACATACCAACCTGTCAAATGCAATATTGATTGCACATGTGATGACAACAGAGCGCAATGTACTTACGAGAGGCAGTATGCTGAAATGAGTACTAGCAGTGGTGTGCTTGGCAACGACATACTATCCTTTGGCAATCTTAGTGAACTTGCACCACAACATGCTGTCTTTGGTTGTGAAAATGTTGAAACAGGCGACCTTTATAGCCAGCATGCTGATGGCATTATGGGGCTTGGCCGTGGTGATCTCAGTATTGTTGATCAACTTGTTGAGAAAGGCGTAATTAGTGATTCATTCTCCTTATGTTATGGTGGAATGGAAATTGGTGGCGGTGCGATGGTTCTTGGTGGAATATTTCCACCACCAGACATGGTATATGCATATTCAGATGCTGGACGTAGGTACGTTTTGCAGGCTCAATATCTCATGGTTGTAGTACGTAATTCAATTTCCAGACAGCTATTTTTGATACATCTCACACATTTACTCCAGTTTCGGGATGTTAACAGTCCCTATTACAATATTGATCTGAAGGAGATACATGTCGCGGGGAAGCAATTGGCTTTGAAACCCAGTatttttgatggaaaacatGGAACTGTCCTGGACAGCGGTACAACATATGCATACTTGCCAGAAGCAGCTTTTTTAGCTTTTAAAGAAGCTGTGAGATTcgcttccctctcttttttatcTCCAGAAAGTTGTGGAAATTCTCCCTCTTCCTATAGGTGACCTGTCTGCTTGGCTAGTCAGGAAATAGGAAAACAAAACATTTACTTATTATGACTACACTAGGATCATCCCATGCAATGCACGGATTGATCGAACACATAAAAGAGTATAACGATCTTATTGTCTCTGTAGAATAAAAAGAGGAATCGTAAAAGTATATTATAAGTTGAAAAAAGATGACAAATCACCAAAATTATCACTTTCATCTATACTATCCTATTCTATTTATCTGTCTGTCTatctgtcatcatcatttttttattactatcagaaagtttgaaatttggTGTCtactttgtaattttttttttttttttggtccgtATGATAACTACTGCCTCACTTTCATGATATTTGGATAATAACTATCGTCaaagttaaaaaggaaaagaagaggaaagagcaCAGTCCACAATGCTAAAAACACCGCATCATACAAAAATCAATGCTTTACTTTTCATTGTAATACGATTTTTTTAACGATATAACTTCAGatagtaattttaatttgataaaaagtaACACACAAGTCAGTTAAGAAAAGAATTGAACTTGAACCATAAGCATTAAGAAGTATTCGAGAAGACAGATAACCTCTTAgttaataaaattcattttgtgTAAAATACATCCacttagttttaatttttattttctaatggTGGTATTTGGTTAGGTAAAAAGTAGAAATAGTAATAGAATGAAGtatgagtaaaataaaaattaaagatcaTAAGAAAATCATGTGAGGGGCCACATCAACCTTTTATCATTCCTACACCATTCATTTCAATATGTATGGATTCAGTTCATGTGACTGTTCTCTTTGTAGTTATTTATTGTGACCAAGAGCTTAAACATGCGGACAATAAGTCGATGTGTCATTCAACTTTTACAAGCAagatatttagaatttttatcgCAATGTCATTGCTTGTAAGATCAAAGTGTGATGGATGCTGTGGTTTCAGACTTCAGTGTCATGTTGGAAAGATGTAACTATTTTGTTTACAAGTAGCTACCtgtattatattttggtttatTTTATTGAGGATTTACCACTACCATGAGTATAATGGTATACTGATTGAGTTATGATTCTAATGAATCCGGTCAAATATTGGTGTATTGAATAGCAGCtgaaccaaaaaagaataaagaaaaatgaaacggaaaaaaaaagggagaatgTGATAAAGTATAATTCAGCTTCATCTTACACGAGTATCAAGACTTTTCCTCTTTGACATAATTATATTTACCTAATGTATCGGGTTATAATTTGGCTACTTGTGGATGGTACATGTAGTGTTGCATGATGTTGTTGCTGCTTATAAGACCATAGTCATAGTGTGGTAAATCACTCACATAATAGTTACAACCATTTATCAGGGAGATTGGTAACTCTGGGAAGGCTATTCGAGCATCTCTGACATTCTCGTTCACATCCCATTCATTCTTGGATGGTGATGTTAACTGACTATacttgcttttattttctaagAAGATCGAAAGATTTAGCATACTGTCTACATTTTTAGCACCACCTATATTATTCCTTCCTTTAGTTgctgttatttttcttttttcatttagaTTGATGAAATGTGTTTTCCCGTTTTAAAGCCTTTCTCTATATTTTGACCTTTTGCATGCAaccttttttcatatttttgttttgaaaaattgtgTGCAGATTATGAAGGAAATCCGGTCTCTTAAGCAGATCCATGGTCCTGATCCTAATTACAATGACATTTGCTTTTCTGGTGCAGGAAGGTATTTTCTGTGTCTTAGTTGACAAACTTGCTTCATTCTGAAAAACTTCTGCTTCTTCTATCAGAGACTTAAGGGCTGCTGTTGTTTTTTTTCCATATAGCGATATCTCTCAACTCACGAAGACTTTTCCAGTGGTGGACATGGTTTTTGGGAATGGGCAAAAGCTGTCACTATCGCctgaaaattacttattcagGGTGAGTAGCTGTATTTCTTCTCCTGGAATGTGTGATATGGAAAGAAATCAAATTTATGATTGGAAGCAGAAGAGTGCATCTAGTACAAGCTCTTTTGGCATGCTAAGTTGCTGTTTTCATCTCCACTTGTTATTAAACAATGAGTGATggttcttcctcttttttttaaagcattCAAAGGTGCGCGGCGCATACTGCCTGGGCATTTTTCAGAATGGAAAGGACCCAACCACTCTTTTAGGAGGTGGGTGACATGCTGAGCTtatttgtttatatatgttACTATATCACTAGCCCAAGTGTGGTTTGGAACCTTGATATTTCAGTAAAAATTGTCATTGTATATAGCATTGTGAAATATCGTCATTACTTGCTGAACTCACGTTGTAGATTTGGGAGTAAAAAGCATCCTTGATATTGTGCTTTGTGCTTGTTTCTTTGAAAACTTAAATCGAAACTTCCTTTCCCACTGAGAGGCGACTCTAGAAGCAGGATTGCTTTGGTATAACATTCTTTCGTCTGGAGCTTTTGCAATCTCCACTCACTCCATAATCTGAGCCTAACCTCCGAAACCTAAAAACATGAGATATATCTATACATCAGGATATATCTTTGTCTGCTTTctatttagcaattttttttcagtTCAGGATGCAGACATGCTTAACAAGGATATTTGTGCATTGAGTTCCACATCCAGAGATTTTGGGTTAAGTATGATGTTATGTGGACTGGgttgtttgaaatatttgttGACTAAACGTATGACCCATTCACCAGTTCATGTGGACTAAAAATCTCTCATCAtgtgtaattttaaaattttatttgcaaatgAGCCATAACTTTTGTCCCCAATGTTCTGTTGTTTGTTAGGTATCATTGTGCGTAATACTCTTGTGATGTATGATCGTGAGCATTCAAAGATTGGTTTTTGGAAAACAAATTGTTCTGAACTGTGGGAAAGACTTCAACAGTCTAATGCTCCTCCACCAGTGCCTTCAGCTCCAGATGAAAAGGGCCCATCTGAGCATATGCCACCCAACCTAGCTCCCAGGGCACCAGCAGATTTGAATATTCCAGGTATTGTGTGCGGCATGCTTGATGGTATTCTAGCTTGCATTTCTAGTTTGAGCTTCTCTTTGGATACTGATTTTGGCGGTTGAAAAAGTAATTATATGTATGATAGTAAAACCTGCGCTATGTCCCATTTGCTTGTTGCCAAAACCTTTTCCTTATTCTAATTAAGAGTAGGTAGCTATTGTTGCATTAGTCGGTTGGGATTGTCATAGTATCAAAAATTTAATCTCTTGgacattttgtatttttcaccaCCACCTTCATCTGCTTCTTTCTTGTCCTCTGCAACGTACACTTTGTTAAAACACCAGATTACCCACTTTGTTTCAAAAGAAGGCAAAAGCTTTGGCCGACACCTCTATGTGcttctttcttgttttattcTCTATACACCTTCTTCAATATTGATATGCCAGATCACCTCTTTTCTACTCATCAGGATCATGCTTTCTTGAGGAACATTTCTCAACACGTATGAAGAAAAATAATCGAATGCTTTCTGGGATCCCTTACGATGTTATTAAAACTGATTTAGGATGGCAAGTGAGCAACTTGTATTGTGATTTACAAAGGAAAAGTTCAGTGGACAACTCACTCGCGAAGCCTAAATTCTAGTAGGCATCAAACGTAAAAATCCTGCATGTCAAACTTCAGGGGGCGTTACGCTTTATATTTGTGAATCATGTTGTCACACAATTCAGAAACCAAGTTTTGCTGATAGTCAATGAACTTCAGTCACATGTCTTTTCAATAGGAACAACATAATCACAAACTCTATTGAAGTCGAATGTAGAAATCTGAGGAAATAGCCCAATAGATTAATAAAACTCCACTCATGCAAGCACTAAGATTTTTGAGTTTTGTCTCTATTGATTTACAGAGAAgtgatttatctttttctttctttctttcttttctctttctaatGATGCTTGCTTATGATAACTTTATCTTTGACCTCCTGCTATGCTTAAAGTGCTATGATGTTCAAGTTGAAcaattgtatttattttatctaGAAGTTAGTAATATTCATTGCACTATTTCTTGAAATAGTCTCGATACTGCATTGGCGGAAGGATTTAATTTGTGACTTTTTTGAGGTTTGATGTTTCAACGGGTTCAATTGGTCTGTTTTACATGATGTTGCCAACTTAAAGGTCTTACGAGATGGGAAATAGTTAAGAGACCTAGAAAGCGTGCCAATGGCtttgtttggtaactatcctgtttttctatttttctgttcttttgttctctagaacagaaaaggaacaaaaatccgtttagtaacgttagctaattttttattccccaaaatagaaaagtggctagggaataaatttggaaaaaaacaagaagtaaaaaaaaaactacttttttattccttggaacataagtggaaaaaaatatttcctaaTGGGAATTGTTTCtaagaacaaaaatgttatcaaactCACCCTAAGTCTAAGTATCAATTTCATTAACTTAATGATGACATATACCAAAGATGTGAACTCGTTTATGTGGACTATGCTGATAAAATGAAATTAATCAGAATTATTGCTTTGTTACTTTTTGTCGTCtcttattttcattcattttttaggCTTGTATTTCCATTTTGCTCGAACATAACAAGGAGTAAGAAAACTGGTACAGTGTTTTTATCCAGTTGAACTTGTCTCTCCTTTTGGCctgctttctttattttgacCAGGTCCAATATGTGTATGTTGATCTGAACTGGGCAGAGGTTCTCAGTTAAACCAAATCCATCCCATCAAGTTTTCAGAACATCATTTCTccaaatgtcaagtctagataTATCGATATTTGTTGCCTATGCACCTCTGCAGATGATACTTTCAAATAATGTGTGAGTTCTGCTTTAGGATATATGTAGGCAATGTGTTTTCTGATGATCTCTCTCGATCTGACATATTGCAGAAATTCAAATTGGACAGATTACATTTGACATGTCCTTGAGCGTCAACTACTCAGATCTCGAGCCCCACGTCACAGAGCTCACTGAATTCATAGCTCATGAGTTAGATGTAAATGTTTCGCAGGTTAGACAAATAAAGTATACAAATGGGGGATAATCAGCTGAAATCCATAGAACCTTTAATTTGTATGTGAAAGTGCAAAGTACTGTGCAGAGACCAACAAATTCTATGTTTCGGTTGGCTCAGTAATCGGATGCTCATGTTGACTTTATTTTGCCTGGATGGTTTCAGGTCCATTTAGTGAGTCTTACGGCCAGAGGAAATGATTCCATTGTTAGGTGGTCCATCCTTCCTGGTGGAAAGGGGGCATATATATCCAATACAACTGCCATGGTGattgcaaaaatttcaaaagttaacTAGTTTTTTGTCCAATGATTGAGTTCTGACTAAGTGATTTGATAATGCCTGTAGGAAATTATTGCCAGGCTTTCTGAACATCGAGTGCAGCTTCCTCACAACTTCGGAAGTTATCAGTTCATTGAATGGCATGTTGAACCTCCTGTGGCACGGTATGCTACTTTAACTTCAACAGAATAATAAAATACTTTTGGATATGGCCCTGGTTTTTATATTAAGTATCAAAGTATATGCAAACAAAACAGAGGATAAGGGAGActcataaaaaatattgaagttGAAAACTCACTAAAACATATTGATATAGATTCAATAGAATTTATGAtgtttttgcaaatcaaaaaGCATAAGTTGGTAGTTTTTACTCTTGTGGCTTTTGTGCCCTACCTATTGCTGACAAATAGGACCAAGGAGCATTCATAAAATATCAGCGAGCTAGGGAGAAATTTAGTGCATGCACACCTGTTGGCGTTTTGCTACTATGTTCACAATTTGTATGAGttaagacttttctttttttttgtacttaGGACAGTCCTCCACTGTTACATGAGTAACttagaaaatgcaaaattttcCCATGTCTTTTTCACACAATCTGTCTACCTCTAATATTAGCCTATAGTAGTGTGGATGAGAGAAATATGACCACAGGCCTAGTAGCTTTAGTTTTGAGGTCCACCATTTTGGTCATCTTGATATGCATATAAAACCTGAACTTGATCCTGCACTATTCTGCTATAACATTATGGAAGACGGTGGCAtgtctttgaaaattttgttctaAAGCATGATTACAAGCGAAGcaaataattacataaaagCTTCAGAATATAGTTGTGAATGTACATGTGGTGAGAAGTTCTCTTATAGTAGTCTAAGCAAAATGTATTCTATATCTTCTGTCACTTGACTCCCACCCTATTTAACAGAATTCTCACATATAACGATCTGATAGGGTTTTTTTGTTGTAAAACAATGCAGGACGTGGTGGCAAGagcatcatgtggttgtaatttcGGCAGCTATCATTGCTTTAGTAATTGCATCTTTAGCTTCTGGAGGATGGTTTGTTTGGAAACGTCGACAGCAGTCTATTACTGCTTACAAGCCTGTTGACTCAATTGTTCCTGAGCAAGAACTCCAGCCTCTATGAGGTCTTTACATTGTATATGGATGACTTTCGCCTAAAACTCATGTCAGATGTCAATCGGTTCACCATACCATCATCGTGGCTCAAGATTTCTGTTTTTACAGAGAGAGGTTTGTACTCAGAGATGCAATTGTACCACCTTTACTTTTGGCATACAGAAGAAAGTGTTCAAATGctggaaatagggaattttgaTTATATGCCTTTATTAGGTGTACATAACTGGTTATATGTCACAATGTGAATGACAACCCTCATTCTTTAGCTTTCATTTAAGCTCGTGTGATGTTTCAAATCAACCAcagctcttttcttttgctaataaCATGAGTTTAATGTTGGAAATGTGCGTGCGGGCATGCTCACATTTGCAAGTTTTGAGTTCTTTGGTTTGCTCTGAAAGAACTTACCAATTTCAATTAGATTAATGAATTTGTAGTTCTTTATTCATGAATGTGAAGGATAGTGCGAAAGAATGAGAAAATGGTTGAATGAACTTTCGATGCTAAAGCACTGCAGCATtgcttttctttggaaaaatgttCCAAGTACCAATTCGCATTCAGTTtcttatcaatatttatttgctttcttgtaAGTACCAACTTCTATAATAACTTGTTAGTTGTTATCTCAAAAACTCAGCAGTGATTTAAAATTAGCAACTCTTATATTGAGTAACTAACTTGAATTACCAACTATTACATCAAATTATCAATCTTTATTTGAGTTACTACCAGTTGTTTCTTCGATCAAGACCAGCCTTAATGTGAATGACGTAGCaactttattaaataaaaaatttgcaataCATTTCCATTTT
This region of Eucalyptus grandis isolate ANBG69807.140 chromosome 8, ASM1654582v1, whole genome shotgun sequence genomic DNA includes:
- the LOC104457373 gene encoding aspartic proteinase 39, whose translation is MAPPPIRPPPAAAAAVPAFLWLLLSVAVAVAVARFGVSAAPDVAAHPTAMVLPLVLSPPDASRALPSSRRHLQRSERPNARMSLHDDLLLNGYYTTRLWIGTPPQKFALIVDTGSTVTYVPCSTCDQCGRHQDPKFQPELSSTYQPVKCNIDCTCDDNRAQCTYERQYAEMSTSSGVLGNDILSFGNLSELAPQHAVFGCENVETGDLYSQHADGIMGLGRGDLSIVDQLVEKGVISDSFSLCYGGMEIGGGAMVLGGIFPPPDMVYAYSDAGRSPYYNIDLKEIHVAGKQLALKPSIFDGKHGTVLDSGTTYAYLPEAAFLAFKEAIMKEIRSLKQIHGPDPNYNDICFSGAGSDISQLTKTFPVVDMVFGNGQKLSLSPENYLFRHSKVRGAYCLGIFQNGKDPTTLLGGIIVRNTLVMYDREHSKIGFWKTNCSELWERLQQSNAPPPVPSAPDEKGPSEHMPPNLAPRAPADLNIPEIQIGQITFDMSLSVNYSDLEPHVTELTEFIAHELDVNVSQVHLVSLTARGNDSIVRWSILPGGKGAYISNTTAMEIIARLSEHRVQLPHNFGSYQFIEWHVEPPVARTWWQEHHVVVISAAIIALVIASLASGGWFVWKRRQQSITAYKPVDSIVPEQELQPL